The region ACACGCCTATTATAATAAAATATACTACTAACTTGATTGAAAAGAAACTGCTTGATTCTTCAAAATTAGTATTAAATACATTGCTAATCATACTTTCATCAACTATAGCATTATAAGTATTGACAAAATAAACAGCGATACTATTAATAATAAACGAAAGAATCAGCAAAAACTTTCCAAGATAGCGATGTATTGAAGTAAATAAATAAATAGCAAAGAAATTAGCTGCTACCATTAGAATTATTAAACTAACGATAAGCAATATCCCATTTAAACTAATGTATTCAATATTCTCAAAAACGAATCTATAGAATGAATAATGACATAACAACAAGAGTAAAACGCTCATTACTAAAGCGAAATAACTTGTTCTAATTTGTTTTTTTAACATAAAGAGTAGTGATTTTATACAATGTAATGATTAAGCTTATCAATGATAGGTAATAGACAACTAAATTTCTTTCCATTATCCTATGAACAAGCAATATACTACAAATGAAAAATAAAATAATAAACACAGGGTAATACTTTCTATTGTGAATCCACTTCCAAAATTCATATTTTTTAGATATTAAAGTTCCTATTATACCACAGATATAACCTACAAGGCTACCTACTATAACGTCTAATGGATAATGTGCTCCTACCGCTACTCGTGTAAATGCAAATACCAATCCCAACAATACAATAAAAATAAAGTAACTTATCTTATGTTTGGCTTTTTTAGGCATAAATGCAAACATCAATACAGTCAAAATGCTAAAGACAGTAATAGAATGTCCAGATGGAAAGCTATTAGAAGCTGCTAATCGCTCTCCTACTATAAAAAAACTGTGATTATCAAAAGAAGCTGCAGGTCTTGGTATAGCAAAAACATTCTTTATTAAGACAGTAAATAATAGTGAAAATAAAGAACTTGTAATTAATGATTCCCATAGCCTAGGTGTATAAACATATAAGATACTGAGAAGGGAGAGAAAGACTAAAGCATCTCCTATCTGTGTCATATTAGACACTAGGGTTGGATAACAACCTACGTTTTTATTAATATATAAAAAAGTGTTTTTCTGAACCTTTATATACCCCTCTATAGATAAACAGTCTACAAAGTATAAGCTAAAGGCAATAATGATTAATAGTAGAAAAGGTAGTAGAAATAGAAGTGCTCTAACTCTACAGTAATTGTTATTAATAATCTGATTCATTACTTCCCAAATAGATAAATGTTTTCATATTTTATTTGTTATTACCCATTATTCACATTCAATTGCATTGGAATAACACTTAGGTAACATTAACTTAATAATTACTTAAAAGTTTATTCATTTTAAACACATTTTAATTATTTATAATAAATATAAACAAGTATTGTTGTTTTTTTATTGAAGTATAACGGTATAAATGTATAATTATTTCAATAATACCTAAAAACTATTATTTAAATAAATTATATTTTATATGAATGGCATTCTCAATATTCTAACTACTATTTAAGCTATATAGAATACGCATGATAATCCCTTAATAAAAAGTAGTATAACTAAGTAAGAACCATAATAGAAATAATCTACAGCGTTCATTATTAGTATCAATAAATTAAAAAGAATTTTTGCATGGAGTAATTATTACTTAATATACCTAATTAACAAAAAAGCCATCTATAGTATAGATGGCTTTTAAGATTAAATTTTTAAAGGTATTTTTCTTTCTATTAAAATTCTTCTGAATAATTACAGTTCCTTTAGGATACACCATAGAATTAGCTTTTTCTACAGAAATTTTTCTAAATCAATAAGAATAAAAGTTGTATTAGTTAAAAAGTTAATCTCATACTCTGAAGTATCCTCTCCACCGATAGCAATTAACAAAGCACTTCCAAACATCTGATAAGCAAATGAATATGAAATACTTTAACACTTATCATTAGTTGTTGTTTTAAAGAAAGTAGTATATGTACCTACATCTTTTCTAAACTCAACTCAAGATGCGTATAAAAATTAATATGTTAATTTGATTATTTTAAAAACTGACCTAAAAGAATGATTAGGATCAATATATTCCTAAACACTCCAATCTATTATCTTTACTTCTTTAGAGGCTAGATAATCGTTTGTTTTAGAAAATGGTTTGCTTCCAAAGAAACCTCTATATACAGATAATGGTGATGGATGTACTGTTTCTATAACTAAGTGCTTAGTTCTATCAATAGTCTTACCTTTTTTCTGCGCATAGCTTCCCCAAAGTATAAATACAAGATTCTCTCTGTGTTTACTCAATTGTTCAATTACTCCATCTGTAAACTTCTCCCAACCAATTCTCTGATGAGAGCCCGCTTTCTTCTCTTCTACAGTTAGAGTGGCGTTTAGCAAGAACACTCCCTGCTCTGCCCATTTACTTAAGTCTCCATTTAGATTTCGGATGCCTAGATCACTTTCTAGCTCCTTATAGATATTCTGTAAGCTAGGAGGTAATTTAACTCCTTTACTGACACTAAAAGATAGCCCATTAGCTTGAAAAGCACCGTGGTATGGATCTTGACCAATAATAACTACTTTAACATCTTTAAAATCAACTAGATCAAAAGCTTTATATACTTCTTCTTTAGGAGGAAAGACCATCGATATTTCATAGAGAGAATCAACAGTTTGCATAAGTGTTTTAAAGTATGGAGAAGATATTTCTTCTTTTAAGTAGGTATTCCAACCTGATGCTTGTATTTTCATTTTTTTTTCAAATATAAGTCATTTTATTGGTGCATTTCTAAATTAGTATATAGACAGAGGGCTAAGCGTATGCTTAGCCCTAACTAGTTTTTTAAAATTATAGCTCTGTAGCGTTTTTCATATTAGGTAAGAAAGCTCCTCTTACACAGAAAACATCTTTGACATCTTTTATATTTACTTCTATATTGTCAAAAGCAGGATTATCACTTATCAGTAAAAGCTTACCTTCTTCTGTTTTGCGTTTAAATCTATATATTACGATTCCTTTATCTTTTAGAATAAATAAATAGATATGCCATAACTGTAATTCTTTGATATCAATACGTTTAGTAATAACATAAGAAGTCATTTTTATAGTAGGATACATATTGTCTACAGAAACCTGAAAAGCAGTATCCACCTCTTCAGTAGTAGGAAACACATAACTAGGAGCCGTTGCTAATGTTTTCTCTGGATCTAGAAAATATTCAAAGTGATGATCTATTGAAATCATTTTTACTTTTCGCTTGTGATAACTAGTATTATAAACCGCAGTAGAATCTGAAAAGAATAATTCGTTTAGATCTATCTTGTGCTCTTTACACAATGCTATTAATCCTTCGTATTGTAAACTATCTCTCTTTTTCCACGATGAGATAGTATTAGGTTTAACATCTAGAATAACAGAAAGTTGGAGATCAGTTTTAATCCCCATCATTCTCTTTAATTTTTTGATTACTCCTGTTGCATCTTGCATAGCCTTAATTTTTAATGTTTAATTTTCTTTTTTGTTTAACAATTGTTTTAACTCATATTTAAGTAGCCTATCAAGGTTATAATGATAGAATTCAAAGAATATGATTAGTGGCTATTTGTACTCTATCTTCTAATTACTAGTAAAAACTGTACCAATTTAAATCATCTTAAAACAAACTATAATAGCTTAGGCCTTATGATAACACAGTATTTAAAAGATATAAAAATGTTGTTTTATTATTATTTATACAATACAAAATACAAAATAATAATACCAAATAATCATAATATTCAAATAATATAAGGTTAATGATGTTTATTAATTCACAATAATGTATACAAAGCAATCATTCTCAAATATTTTGCCAATATTTTAAAAAAAGAGATGACCTACAATACGTCCATAATTCGCAATAATTG is a window of Myroides oncorhynchi DNA encoding:
- a CDS encoding phosphatase PAP2 family protein, translated to MNQIINNNYCRVRALLFLLPFLLLIIIAFSLYFVDCLSIEGYIKVQKNTFLYINKNVGCYPTLVSNMTQIGDALVFLSLLSILYVYTPRLWESLITSSLFSLLFTVLIKNVFAIPRPAASFDNHSFFIVGERLAASNSFPSGHSITVFSILTVLMFAFMPKKAKHKISYFIFIVLLGLVFAFTRVAVGAHYPLDVIVGSLVGYICGIIGTLISKKYEFWKWIHNRKYYPVFIILFFICSILLVHRIMERNLVVYYLSLISLIITLYKITTLYVKKTN
- the ung gene encoding uracil-DNA glycosylase; translation: MKIQASGWNTYLKEEISSPYFKTLMQTVDSLYEISMVFPPKEEVYKAFDLVDFKDVKVVIIGQDPYHGAFQANGLSFSVSKGVKLPPSLQNIYKELESDLGIRNLNGDLSKWAEQGVFLLNATLTVEEKKAGSHQRIGWEKFTDGVIEQLSKHRENLVFILWGSYAQKKGKTIDRTKHLVIETVHPSPLSVYRGFFGSKPFSKTNDYLASKEVKIIDWSV
- a CDS encoding LexA family transcriptional regulator; protein product: MQDATGVIKKLKRMMGIKTDLQLSVILDVKPNTISSWKKRDSLQYEGLIALCKEHKIDLNELFFSDSTAVYNTSYHKRKVKMISIDHHFEYFLDPEKTLATAPSYVFPTTEEVDTAFQVSVDNMYPTIKMTSYVITKRIDIKELQLWHIYLFILKDKGIVIYRFKRKTEEGKLLLISDNPAFDNIEVNIKDVKDVFCVRGAFLPNMKNATEL